Proteins encoded within one genomic window of Methanolacinia paynteri:
- a CDS encoding DNA polymerase ligase N-terminal domain-containing protein, with product MDYPGNDPAGEKTESLQRFVVHCHRSKTPHYDLRLERHGVLKCWAVPKGIPDHPGLRRLAIDSGDHALSVLDFSGTITEGQYGAGEISIYDSGTYETESWKDEKIVFVLNGRKFKGRYVLVRFKKAGDKDWLLMKTR from the coding sequence ATGGATTATCCCGGGAATGATCCTGCGGGTGAAAAGACGGAAAGTCTGCAAAGGTTTGTGGTTCACTGTCACAGGTCAAAGACACCACATTATGATCTTCGCCTGGAGAGGCATGGGGTTCTTAAATGCTGGGCAGTTCCCAAAGGAATCCCTGATCACCCCGGACTCAGGCGTCTTGCAATCGACAGCGGCGATCATGCTCTGTCGGTCCTAGATTTTTCCGGGACTATTACGGAAGGGCAATACGGTGCCGGCGAGATTTCAATTTATGATTCGGGAACTTATGAAACGGAATCATGGAAGGATGAAAAGATTGTATTCGTGCTGAACGGCAGGAAGTTCAAAGGCCGTTATGTTCTTGTCAGGTTTAAGAAGGCTGGTGATAAGGACTGGCTTTTGATGAAGACCAGATGA